The following coding sequences lie in one Pseudomonas svalbardensis genomic window:
- a CDS encoding phospholipase D family protein translates to MRVRPVLPFVLLLVLLLNGCASLDVSREPSQALPAANSAFGRSIQAQAAPHQGRSGFRLLSDSTEAFAARAELIRNAQSSLDLQYYIVHDGISTRMLVDELLKAADRGVRVRILLDDTTSDGLDRIIATLAAHPQIQIRVFNPLHLGRSTGVTRTVGRLLNLSQQHRRMHNKLWLADNSMAIVGGRNLGDEYFDAEPNLNFTDIDMLGVGPVAEQLGHSFDQYWNSALSKPIDAFLSSKPTARDLENTRTRLEESLEETRKQNHALYQQLMTYTTHPRLDIWRRELIWAWNQALWDAPSKVLADGEPDSQLLLTTQLAPELNGVSKELIMVSAYFVPGQPGLVYLTGRADAGVSVSLLTNSLEATDVPAVHGGYAPYRKALLEHGVQLFELRRQPGDGGGSGPHLFNSGSNSSLHSKAIIFDQQKSFIGSFNFDPRSVLWNTEVGVLVDSPELAARVRELAFQGMAPALSYQAKLEKGQVVWVTEDNGKMHTMTKEPGTWWRRFNAWMSTTVGLERML, encoded by the coding sequence TTGAGAGTCAGACCGGTCCTGCCCTTCGTTCTGCTGCTCGTCTTGCTGCTCAATGGCTGTGCGAGCCTCGACGTCTCCCGCGAGCCCAGCCAGGCATTGCCGGCGGCAAATTCGGCGTTCGGCCGTTCGATCCAGGCGCAGGCTGCGCCTCATCAGGGCCGCTCGGGCTTTCGCCTGCTCTCCGACAGCACCGAAGCCTTCGCGGCCCGCGCCGAGCTGATCCGCAACGCCCAAAGCAGCCTGGATTTGCAGTACTACATCGTGCATGACGGCATTAGCACGCGGATGCTGGTGGATGAACTGCTCAAGGCCGCCGACCGCGGTGTGCGCGTGCGCATTCTGCTCGACGACACCACCAGCGATGGCCTGGACCGGATCATCGCCACGCTGGCGGCACATCCGCAGATCCAGATCCGTGTGTTCAACCCATTGCACCTGGGCCGCAGCACCGGCGTGACACGAACGGTGGGACGGTTGCTCAACCTGTCGCAGCAACACCGGCGCATGCACAACAAGCTCTGGTTGGCGGACAACAGCATGGCCATTGTCGGTGGACGCAATCTGGGGGATGAGTACTTCGACGCTGAACCCAACCTGAATTTCACCGACATCGACATGCTCGGTGTCGGCCCGGTCGCCGAACAGCTGGGGCACAGTTTCGACCAGTACTGGAACAGCGCGCTGAGCAAACCGATCGACGCGTTTTTATCCAGCAAGCCGACAGCCCGGGACCTGGAAAACACCCGGACCCGACTGGAAGAATCGCTTGAAGAAACACGCAAACAGAATCACGCGCTCTACCAGCAGTTGATGACCTACACCACTCACCCGCGCCTGGATATCTGGCGTCGGGAGTTGATCTGGGCCTGGAACCAGGCACTGTGGGACGCGCCGAGCAAAGTGCTGGCCGACGGCGAGCCCGATTCGCAGTTGCTGCTGACCACGCAGTTGGCGCCCGAGCTCAATGGCGTCAGCAAAGAGCTGATCATGGTTTCGGCCTACTTCGTACCCGGCCAGCCGGGGCTGGTGTACCTGACCGGGCGCGCCGATGCCGGAGTGTCGGTGAGCCTGCTGACCAACTCACTGGAAGCCACTGACGTCCCGGCGGTGCATGGCGGTTACGCGCCGTATCGCAAGGCACTGCTGGAGCATGGCGTGCAGCTGTTCGAATTGCGTCGCCAGCCTGGCGACGGCGGCGGCAGCGGACCCCATCTGTTCAACAGCGGCTCCAATTCCAGCCTGCACAGCAAGGCAATCATTTTCGACCAGCAGAAGTCTTTCATCGGCTCGTTCAATTTCGACCCACGCTCAGTGCTGTGGAACACCGAAGTCGGGGTGCTGGTGGACAGCCCGGAACTCGCCGCGCGTGTGCGTGAACTGGCGTTTCAAGGCATGGCGCCGGCCCTGAGTTATCAGGCGAAACTGGAAAAAGGCCAGGTCGTCTGGGTCACCGAGGACAACGGCAAAATGCACACGATGACCAAGGAGCCGGGGACTTGGTGGCGGCGCTTCAATGCGTGGATGAGCACCACCGTCGGCCTGGAACGGATGCTCTAG
- a CDS encoding MFS transporter, with translation MRWATYFAVLASVLSVGLALGVSMPLVSLRLEGWGYGSFAIGVMAAMPAIGVLLGAKISSHLAARLGTANLMRLCLWAGAVSIGLLAVWPSYPIWLVLRLMIGVILTLVFILGESWINQLVLEEWRGRLVALYGSSYALSQLAGPLLLGVVGTEHDYGFWVGVGLLMAAPFLLLGRSGAPTSEACSVTFSDLLGFCRGLPAIAWAVSLFAAFEAMILTLLPVYCLRQGFTTEIALAMVSTVVVGDALLQLPIGALADRLSRRTLFTGCAVVLLISSLAIPLLIDTLLIWPLWVLFGASAGGLFTLSLILIGERYRDDALVRANAHIAQLWGIGCLVGPLAAGAGSQWISGHALPLLMAAGALGLVILLSRQGAFGTVAEPA, from the coding sequence ATGCGTTGGGCGACGTATTTCGCCGTTTTGGCGTCTGTCTTGAGTGTCGGCCTGGCCCTGGGTGTCAGCATGCCGTTGGTGTCGCTGCGTCTGGAAGGCTGGGGTTACGGCTCGTTCGCCATCGGCGTGATGGCGGCAATGCCGGCGATTGGGGTATTGCTGGGGGCGAAGATCTCCAGCCACCTCGCGGCGCGTCTCGGCACGGCCAATCTGATGCGCCTGTGCCTGTGGGCCGGGGCGGTGTCCATCGGTTTGCTGGCAGTGTGGCCGAGCTATCCGATTTGGCTGGTATTGCGGCTGATGATCGGGGTGATCCTGACCCTTGTCTTCATCCTTGGCGAAAGCTGGATCAACCAGCTTGTGCTGGAAGAGTGGCGCGGGCGATTGGTGGCGCTGTATGGCAGCAGTTATGCGCTGAGTCAGCTGGCCGGGCCGTTGCTGCTTGGCGTTGTGGGCACCGAACACGATTACGGATTTTGGGTCGGCGTCGGGTTGCTGATGGCGGCACCGTTCCTGTTGCTGGGCCGCAGCGGCGCGCCGACCAGTGAAGCCTGCAGCGTGACCTTCAGCGACTTGCTGGGCTTCTGCCGTGGCCTGCCGGCGATTGCCTGGGCGGTGTCGCTGTTCGCAGCGTTCGAAGCGATGATCCTGACGTTGTTGCCGGTTTATTGCCTGCGTCAGGGCTTTACGACGGAAATTGCGTTGGCGATGGTCAGCACGGTGGTGGTGGGTGATGCCTTGCTGCAATTGCCGATTGGCGCACTGGCTGATCGCTTGTCGCGACGTACATTGTTCACCGGGTGTGCGGTGGTCCTGCTGATATCGAGCCTGGCCATCCCGTTGTTGATCGATACGTTGCTGATCTGGCCGTTGTGGGTGTTGTTCGGTGCCAGTGCCGGTGGCTTGTTCACCTTGTCACTGATCCTGATCGGCGAGCGCTATCGCGACGATGCACTGGTGCGCGCCAATGCGCATATCGCGCAGCTGTGGGGGATCGGTTGCCTGGTCGGACCGCTGGCGGCCGGTGCCGGCAGTCAGTGGATCAGCGGGCATGCGTTGCCGCTGCTGATGGCAGCCGGTGCGCTGGGGTTGGTGATTCTGCTGTCGCGGCAAGGCGCGTTTGGCACGGTGGCCGAACCGGCCTAG